A genomic region of Runella rosea contains the following coding sequences:
- a CDS encoding hemerythrin has translation MTKSTYNELINDSLVHQSVTERLEDFGGKNRIELDNELISLILDLYNDDQDFPYQKIRKFSMGDILAYLQATHRYYLTKKLPEIEQSLLHIFSKYGQTHELLAELCLFFNEYKNDLVEHVKMEEREFFPYIKKLMKASAGEYTKAEIAELLNSASISQFTEHHDSIEDELKEVSQIIHRYSPVERPPMPYRVFLNQVEFFELELRKHAIIEDHVLVPMAVELEAQLRASL, from the coding sequence ATGACAAAAAGTACCTACAACGAACTCATTAACGATTCCCTCGTTCACCAGTCGGTTACCGAACGCCTCGAAGATTTTGGCGGCAAAAACCGTATTGAATTAGACAATGAATTGATCAGTCTGATTCTGGATTTGTACAACGACGATCAGGATTTTCCGTACCAGAAAATCAGAAAGTTTTCAATGGGGGATATTTTGGCGTATTTACAGGCAACGCATCGCTATTATTTGACCAAAAAACTGCCCGAAATTGAACAATCGCTTTTGCATATATTTAGCAAATACGGCCAAACCCACGAGTTGTTGGCAGAGCTTTGTCTGTTTTTCAACGAATATAAAAACGACCTCGTTGAGCACGTCAAGATGGAAGAACGCGAGTTTTTTCCTTACATCAAAAAGTTGATGAAAGCATCGGCGGGTGAATACACCAAGGCTGAAATTGCGGAGTTATTGAATTCGGCTTCCATCAGCCAATTCACCGAGCACCACGATTCTATTGAGGATGAATTGAAAGAAGTAAGCCAAATTATTCACCGTTATTCGCCCGTTGAGCGCCCTCCTATGCCGTACCGGGTGTTTCTGAATCAGGTGGAATTTTTTGAATTAGAGCTTCGCAAACACGCCATCATCGAAGACCACGTATTGGTGCCGATGGCGGTAGAATTGGAAGCACAACTGAGGGCCTCGCTTTAA
- a CDS encoding ELWxxDGT repeat protein: MKQFCTTIFYLLLFVQSYGQQLLKDVYGTNASTLDVANAVNISGVVYYTASSEKGTLLYKTDGTPSGTVLLDMTAIGDYIQSPTNLTNFNGSLIFLAHKRGSGYSLFKTNGSITGTTELFNTASGNSYMNVLGVLNNVLYFSFLQDSTGVELWRTNGTAAGTYMVKNINLGSADSNPKSFKVIGTKAYFQANNGVNGAELWRTDGTATGTVMVKDINTGVLGSYPDHFAVVDTTLFFQATNGANGCELWKSNGAGTVLVKDIHAGGVGSTPSNLQVLNNQLYFTAYDSVSTRLWKSNGTALGTQVVKDSLRHVTNPVVFNNQLFFVASEGLKGFELWKSDGTSAGTTLLKDISPSSGAYDEETFGSNPGFTVAGTTLFFFANDGFNGRELWKTNGTTAGTALVKNIADSTVSSYFETNATFAFGNKIAFMRASSPNDAYEMWVSDGTSAGTVLVKSLNLSLGLELARVVPMALGTSVLFTAYSSASGFELYRTDGTQANTTLVKDMNTETVNSSVNSFGRVVHFNNATFFTANDGKWGTELWRADSTAANASLYADFTKNTSESLGHSAGATAFSTYFNNFTVFQNELYWMVNGRYLWKTNGETAPTKVFDTFAPTTQKVLFATLNNELYFLSNGLYKSSQSGFYKITDKITGAPARSYSDADSSVKMIAYKGFLYFAAQGSDSTGVELWRTNGTDSATTLVKDINAGMASSMPYGFVVYKDTLYFIANTDSAGYELWRSDGTAVGTKLVKDIYVGPASSFRRNPYFEESYGALIIYNDKLFFRASDATNGTELWQSDGTAAGTGLVKDITLGTGGSNPFSLVTFKNELYFLANQQLWKSDGTAAGTQLLKSTLFSDYRMTKGDSSLYLNAYESSPAPSLQHKSYELYRSDGTNSSTLRLTDIDAGIRNSSPQLVSTHNGRVYFSAYRADVGREFWSMRPECPQEYIFSNPGETTASGAIHRFKVMNRIEAANLLQTNTDVFYQAGKSVEFKPGFEVKAGAVFKALIEGCGTD; the protein is encoded by the coding sequence ATGAAACAATTTTGCACAACCATTTTTTATCTTCTTTTATTCGTTCAATCTTATGGGCAACAACTGCTCAAGGATGTGTACGGCACAAACGCGAGTACGTTGGACGTGGCCAATGCCGTCAACATCAGCGGGGTAGTTTATTATACGGCTTCGTCAGAAAAAGGGACGCTGCTGTACAAAACGGATGGTACACCCAGCGGGACGGTATTGCTGGATATGACAGCCATCGGGGATTATATACAATCGCCCACCAATCTGACGAACTTTAACGGGTCGTTGATTTTTTTGGCGCATAAACGCGGCAGTGGATATAGCTTGTTTAAAACCAATGGTTCTATCACTGGAACCACTGAATTGTTTAATACCGCCTCGGGAAATTCTTACATGAATGTACTGGGTGTTTTAAATAATGTATTGTATTTCAGTTTTTTACAGGATAGTACTGGCGTTGAATTGTGGCGTACAAACGGGACAGCGGCTGGCACCTATATGGTTAAAAATATTAACCTAGGAAGTGCAGACAGTAATCCAAAGTCGTTTAAAGTAATTGGAACAAAGGCGTATTTTCAGGCCAATAACGGGGTAAACGGGGCGGAACTGTGGCGGACAGACGGCACAGCTACGGGAACCGTGATGGTGAAAGATATCAATACGGGGGTTTTGGGTAGTTACCCAGATCATTTTGCGGTTGTAGATACCACCTTGTTTTTTCAGGCAACCAACGGTGCAAACGGTTGTGAATTGTGGAAATCCAACGGTGCGGGGACGGTTTTGGTGAAAGATATTCATGCGGGTGGCGTTGGAAGTACACCAAGCAATTTGCAAGTCCTTAATAATCAGCTGTATTTTACGGCTTATGATAGCGTTTCTACCCGATTGTGGAAATCCAACGGTACGGCCTTAGGCACGCAGGTAGTGAAAGATTCTTTGCGACACGTGACAAACCCCGTGGTGTTTAACAATCAATTATTCTTTGTCGCTTCCGAGGGTTTGAAAGGGTTTGAACTGTGGAAATCGGACGGAACCTCCGCTGGAACCACCTTGCTAAAAGACATCAGCCCAAGTTCGGGTGCCTATGATGAGGAGACTTTTGGTTCAAATCCGGGCTTTACCGTGGCCGGAACAACCCTTTTCTTTTTTGCAAATGATGGTTTCAATGGTCGAGAATTATGGAAAACCAACGGCACCACGGCAGGCACGGCCCTGGTAAAAAACATTGCTGATTCTACCGTTAGTTCTTACTTTGAAACCAATGCTACGTTTGCCTTTGGCAATAAAATAGCGTTTATGAGGGCGTCTTCTCCCAACGATGCCTATGAAATGTGGGTGTCGGATGGCACGAGTGCAGGAACAGTTTTGGTCAAAAGCCTGAATCTAAGTTTAGGACTTGAACTGGCCCGTGTAGTACCGATGGCGCTTGGCACGAGTGTTTTGTTTACGGCTTATAGCTCCGCTTCAGGATTTGAATTGTACCGCACCGATGGGACGCAAGCCAATACCACCTTGGTCAAAGATATGAATACTGAAACGGTCAATTCATCCGTAAATTCATTTGGCCGAGTGGTACATTTTAACAACGCTACGTTTTTTACGGCTAATGATGGCAAATGGGGTACGGAGTTATGGAGGGCCGATAGCACCGCTGCCAATGCGTCGCTGTACGCTGACTTTACCAAAAACACCTCGGAAAGCTTGGGGCATTCGGCTGGGGCAACGGCTTTTTCTACCTACTTTAATAATTTTACCGTTTTTCAAAATGAGCTTTATTGGATGGTCAACGGGCGCTATTTGTGGAAAACTAACGGTGAGACCGCCCCAACAAAGGTTTTTGATACTTTTGCGCCCACGACCCAAAAAGTGTTGTTTGCCACTCTTAACAATGAACTTTACTTTCTGTCCAACGGACTTTATAAAAGCAGTCAAAGTGGATTTTATAAAATAACCGATAAAATAACTGGTGCACCCGCCCGGAGCTATTCAGATGCAGATTCCTCCGTAAAAATGATTGCTTACAAAGGGTTTCTGTATTTTGCGGCCCAAGGGTCCGACAGCACGGGCGTTGAATTGTGGCGTACCAACGGTACTGATTCGGCCACTACGCTTGTCAAAGATATTAATGCTGGGATGGCGAGTTCAATGCCTTACGGTTTTGTGGTGTATAAAGATACCTTGTATTTTATTGCCAATACTGACAGTGCAGGTTATGAACTCTGGCGCTCGGATGGTACGGCGGTGGGTACAAAACTTGTCAAAGATATTTATGTTGGGCCAGCCAGTAGTTTTAGACGAAATCCCTATTTTGAGGAATCCTACGGGGCGTTGATTATCTATAATGACAAACTCTTTTTTAGGGCGTCAGATGCAACAAATGGTACTGAATTGTGGCAGTCGGACGGTACAGCAGCGGGTACAGGATTGGTCAAAGATATTACGTTAGGAACTGGAGGGTCTAATCCTTTTTCGTTGGTAACTTTTAAAAATGAGCTTTATTTTCTTGCCAACCAACAACTCTGGAAATCGGATGGTACCGCTGCAGGTACCCAACTGCTGAAAAGTACGTTGTTTTCCGACTATCGAATGACCAAAGGCGATAGTTCGTTGTACTTGAATGCTTACGAATCTTCTCCCGCACCTAGCCTCCAACATAAGAGCTACGAATTGTACCGTTCGGATGGTACAAACTCGAGTACGTTGCGGTTGACGGACATCGACGCGGGAATCCGCAACTCTTCGCCACAATTGGTTTCCACCCATAACGGACGGGTTTATTTTTCTGCCTATCGGGCTGATGTTGGCCGGGAGTTTTGGAGTATGCGCCCCGAATGCCCGCAGGAGTATATCTTTAGCAATCCCGGTGAAACAACTGCGTCGGGAGCTATCCATCGTTTTAAGGTCATGAATCGAATTGAAGCCGCGAATCTGCTGCAAACCAACACCGATGTATTCTATCAGGCGGGTAAGTCCGTAGAATTTAAACCTGGCTTTGAGGTCAAAGCTGGAGCGGTATTCAAAGCGCTGATTGAAGGTTGCGGAACTGACTAG